The following coding sequences lie in one Arachis hypogaea cultivar Tifrunner chromosome 4, arahy.Tifrunner.gnm2.J5K5, whole genome shotgun sequence genomic window:
- the LOC112796032 gene encoding putative protein FAR1-RELATED SEQUENCE 10: protein MTSIPSKNLWIRRQQCPCGDWKCYITYEGDSDEGSRAEELVKAEKASSGAMITPYVGMVFKSDDEAFEYYGNFARKNGFSVRKERSRVSPQLGIYKRDFVCYRSGFAPVKRKANGEQHRDRKSVRCGCDAKMYLSKEVVEGVSQWFVVQFSNIHNHELLEDDQVRLLPAYRKIHEADQERILLLSKAGFPIHRIVKMLELEKGIQGGQLPYLERDVRNFVQNRKKVVQENEALLSEKRENDLSELLEACKAMKEVDVDFVYDFTVDENDKVENVAWSYGDSVNANAMFGDVVYFDTTYRSITYGLLFGVWFGIDSCGRTIFFGSVLLQDETPQSFSWALQTFVRFMNGRCPQTILTDLDPGLKDAIRSEYPGTKHVIPPWNILYKVPSWFSLHVGPRYAEFKSMFDALIQIENTEEFELQWRDMISVFGFGSDKHIGLLYSVRASWAQSYVRGYFLARMSTIAYSKSIDAFLKGIFASQTCLRSFFEQIGISANIQHQAHQETHYMHLKTCIPVEEHARSILTPFAFNALQQELLLAMQYAASDMANGSYIVRHFKSMDGERLVIWLAEDEQIHCSCKEFESSGILCRHALRVFILKNYFQLPDKYYLSRWRRECTLLIDDDHNNQITDGEWFQEYQSLAETLFSESSITKERSDYARSELTKELTRILNEVRNLPDTDGVLMNMTVSPTS, encoded by the exons ATGACTTCCATACCTTCAAAAAACTTATGGATTAGGAGGCAACAATGCCCTTGTGGAGATTGGAAGTGTTACATTACATATGAGGGTGATTCTGATGAAGGTTCTAGAGCAGAAGAATTGGTAAAGGCAGAAAAAGCTTCATCCGGTGCCATGATCACCCCATATGTTGGAATGGTATTTAAGAGTGATGATGAAGCTTTTGAGTATTATGGCAATTTTGCTAGAAAGAATGGGTTTTCTGTTAGGAAGGAAAGGTCTAGGGTTAGCCCCCAGTTGGGGATTTACAAGCGTGACTTTGTTTGTTACCGTTCTGGATTCGCCCCGGTGAAGAGGAAGGCCAATGGAGAACAGCATAGAGATAGGAAATCGGTTAGGTGTGGATGCGATGCGAAAATGTATCTGTCTAAGGAGGTGGTTGAAGGTGTTTCCCAGTGGTTTGTTGTGCAATTCAGCAATATCCACAATCATGAGCTATTGGAAGATGACCAAGTGCGTCTTCTTCCGGCTTATCGAAAGATTCACGAGGCTGATCAAGAGCGCATACTATTGCTTTCTAAAGCAGGGTTTCCAATACATCGGATAGTGAAGATGCTAGAGCTGGAAAAGGGGATTCAAGGTGGGCAATTGCCCTATTTGGAGAGGGATGTGAGGAACTTTGTTCAAAACCGTAAGAAGGTTGTTCAAGAGAACGAGGCATTGCTcagtgagaagagagaaaacgATCTATCAGAACTTCTTGAGGCGTGCAAAGCCATGAAAGAAGTTGATGTTGACTTTGTTTATGATTTTACAGTGGATGAGAATGATAAAGTTGAAAATGTAGCTTGGTCATATGGTGACTCTGTTAATGCAAATGCTATGTTTGGGGATGTAGTTTATTTCGACACGACATATCGATCAATCACTTATGGATTGCTCTTTGGAGTGTGGTTTGGTATTGATAGCTGTGGCAGAACCATCTTTTTCGGTTCTGTTTTGTTGCAGGATGAAACTCCTCAGTCCTTCTCATGGGCATTGCAG ACTTTTGTCCGATTCATGAACGGAAGATGTCCACAAACAATTCTAACTGATCTTGACCCCGGGCTTAAAGATGCCATTAGAAGCGAATATCCAGGAACTAAACATGTCATTCCACCATGGAATATTCTATACAAGGTACCAAGTTGGTTTTCTCTTCATGTTGGGCCACGCTATGCAGAATTTAAATCCATGTTTGATGCATTAATTCAAATTGAGAATACCGAGGAGTTTGAACTACAGTGGAGAGACATGATTTCTGTGTTTGGATTTGGTTCAGATAAACACATTGGTTTACTGTATTCTGTTCGAGCATCCTGGGCACAATCCTATGTGAGAGGTTACTTTCTAGCTCGAATGTCTACAATAGCTTACTCAAAATCAATAGATGCTTTTCTGAAAGGGATCTTCGCTTCACAAACATGTTTGCGTAGCTTTTTCGAGCAG ATTGGCATTTCTGCAAACATCCAACATCAAGCGCATCAGGAGACTCACTATATGCATCTGAAAACTTGCATACCTGTTGAAGAGCATGCACGGAGTATCCTCACGCCTTTTGCTTTTAATGCTTTGCAGCAAGAGTTATTGCTGGCCATGCAATATGCTGCATCTGATATGGCCAATGGATCATATATTGTGCGGCATTTCAAAAGTATGGATGGAGAACGGCTTGTAATATGGTTGGCCGAAGACGAACAAATTCACTGCTCTTGCAAGGAATTTGAATCCTCTGGGATATTATGCAGACATGCTCTTCGTGTGTTCATCTTAAAGAATTACTTTCAGCTGCCTGACAAATACTATTTAAGCAGATGGAGACGGGAATGTACTTTACTGATCGATGATGATCACAACAATCAAATTACTGATGGGGAGTGGTTTCAAGAGTACCAGTCCCTAGCCGAAACTTTATTTTCAGAATCCTCGATTACAAAGGAACGATCTGACTATGCTCGAAGTGAACTGACAAAAGAACTTACCAGGATTCTCAATGAGGTCAGAAATCTGCCGGACACCGATGGAGTCCTAATGAACATGACTGTATCGCCGACCAGTTAG